Genomic window (Abyssisolibacter fermentans):
ATTCATTTTTTCTTCAAAACAGCTTAAAGTATTGGGATACTCATATCTTCCTCTAGTAGAGATAATAATTGTCTGTTTCAATTCTACAGTTGCATAAACTATTTCATCTTGCCTCAGAGGTATAAGCGTTCCATCCTTATATAGAGTAATTTTATTTATGTTGAAGTTTTTTTCCTTCATCTCTGTTAATAACTTACTTAAATCATATTCATTCCTCGAAATATTATTTTTCATGGTTCTTATTTTATTTATAGTTTTATTAAGTCTTTCTTTAATTATAGGCTTTAACAAATAATCAATAGCATTTACTTCAAATGCTTTTAAAGCAAATTCATCATATGCGGTAACAAAAACTATTATAGGGTTATAACCAGACTTAATAATAGTATCAGCCACTTCTATTCCACCAATTTTGGGCATTTCAATATCTAAAAATATTAAATCTGGATTTAATTTTGAATTCAACTCAATAGCTTCTAATCCATGCTTAGCTAAGCCTACTACATTGACATCTTCGAATTCTTCTATCAGAAATTTAAGTTCTTCTCTAGCTGGTGCCTCATCATCTACTATTAAGCAGCTTATCATTTTACACCTCCTCGTTTTCTTTAGGTATCTTCATAGTCACCTTAGTACCTACACCTATTTCACTATCGATATTAAGAGCATATTCATCGCCATATTTATTTTTGAGTCTATTATTTATATTTACTAAGCCTATAGATTCTTTTTCTGGATTTTCAATAAATATATTACTTAAAGTTTCCTCACTCATTCCCACCCCATCATCCTCAACTATCAATTTGGTTTCATTTACAATATCTATAATCCTTATATCTATAGTTCCTCCATCTAATTTTCCCATTATCCCATGCTTAATTGCATTTTCTACAATAGGTTGTAATATTAGAGGTGGTAAAATACACTCTACATTCTCATCTATATAAAAATTAACCTTTAGTTTATCTCCATATCTTGCCTTCTCTATCTCTAAATAAGACTTTATATGTTCTATCTCCTTTGAAATATCAACAATATCATTTATTTGTTGTAAATTTTTTCTGAAATATGATCCTAAATGTATCAAAAGCTCTCTCGCTTTGTCGGGTTTAGTTCTTGTAAATGAAACTATAGTATTTATAGCATTAAATAAAAAATGAGGATTTATTTGAGCTTGTAATGCTTTCAGTTCAGATTTTGCTAGTAATTTAGATTGAATTTCGATCTTGCTAAGTTCTATTTGAGTAGAAAACAATGAAGCTAATCCTAAAGCTAATTCTAAATCAACCTTTGTAATAGAATTTTCAGTAGTCTTGTAGAGCTTTAATGTTCCGATTGTCTTATTTTCACCTTTAAGAGGTACGATAACTGCTGATTTTAGTTTACATCCTTTGTAATTACAGCTTATATCACTACTATAATGAGCTAGTCTATAATTCCCATTATTAATTACTTCCCTAGTTAGCTGTGTTTTTATATTATTTCCCGGTCTATGGTGATCCTCTCCTATACCTACATGTGCTAATATTTTATTTCTATTAGTAATTGACACCGCTTCAACAGATGTCATGTTGTGAATTATCTGTGCTGTTTTAGTAGCAGTTTCTTCATTAAATCCTTTTCTCAAATATTTCAAGGTCTTATTTGCAATTTTCAATGCCCTTTGAGCTTGAAAAGCTGCTCGTCTTTCTTCCTCACTAAATATATTTTCAATAATAATGATAAATATAGATATTCCAATTCCATTTGCAACAATCATAGGAATTGATATTATTCGTACAAGTAAAAGTGCTGCTGAAAAAGGCCTTGCTATCAATAGTATTATTATCATCTGAATAATCTCAGCTAATCCTCCCATAAGTAGTGCATATAATCCTTTATTTTCTTTTTTGTAAAATCTCTTGCTAATTAATCCTGCTAAAATTCCTTCTATTATAGTAGAAATCGCACAGCTAAGTGCTGTAAACCCTCCAATATCTATTGCCCATCTATGCACACCTGCTATTATACCTGATATCATTCCTACAAAAGGACCTCCCAATAACCCACCAACAAATACACCAATCACTCTGGAATTTACTAACGCTCCTTCTGTCGGTATACCAGTATATGTCCCGATTATGCCAAACAATCCAAAAAATATTGAAAGAATAAATTTATCTTTATAGCTAATATTCTTTTTAGAAATTAACTGTCTAAATAATT
Coding sequences:
- a CDS encoding LytR/AlgR family response regulator transcription factor, translating into MISCLIVDDEAPAREELKFLIEEFEDVNVVGLAKHGLEAIELNSKLNPDLIFLDIEMPKIGGIEVADTIIKSGYNPIIVFVTAYDEFALKAFEVNAIDYLLKPIIKERLNKTINKIRTMKNNISRNEYDLSKLLTEMKEKNFNINKITLYKDGTLIPLRQDEIVYATVELKQTIIISTRGRYEYPNTLSCFEEKMNSKNFFRSHRSFLINLDFIEKIEPWFNSTFIIKMKNCEDKIPVSRGQAKEFKKIMNIT
- a CDS encoding sensor histidine kinase, with protein sequence MINILGNLANRVGIIVILAFAFSRVKLFRQLISKKNISYKDKFILSIFFGLFGIIGTYTGIPTEGALVNSRVIGVFVGGLLGGPFVGMISGIIAGVHRWAIDIGGFTALSCAISTIIEGILAGLISKRFYKKENKGLYALLMGGLAEIIQMIIILLIARPFSAALLLVRIISIPMIVANGIGISIFIIIIENIFSEEERRAAFQAQRALKIANKTLKYLRKGFNEETATKTAQIIHNMTSVEAVSITNRNKILAHVGIGEDHHRPGNNIKTQLTREVINNGNYRLAHYSSDISCNYKGCKLKSAVIVPLKGENKTIGTLKLYKTTENSITKVDLELALGLASLFSTQIELSKIEIQSKLLAKSELKALQAQINPHFLFNAINTIVSFTRTKPDKARELLIHLGSYFRKNLQQINDIVDISKEIEHIKSYLEIEKARYGDKLKVNFYIDENVECILPPLILQPIVENAIKHGIMGKLDGGTIDIRIIDIVNETKLIVEDDGVGMSEETLSNIFIENPEKESIGLVNINNRLKNKYGDEYALNIDSEIGVGTKVTMKIPKENEEV